The Pungitius pungitius chromosome 13, fPunPun2.1, whole genome shotgun sequence genome includes the window CAATGTGTGTCCGAGGGAGTGGATTCCAGCGCGGTTACCAACACAATCAATGTTGGTGCTCAATTTCACTGGCCTGCTGCATAAGGTATTCAGCACACCTATGGTACActtgtgtaaacacacaaacattaacacccacccccacacacacttatatGCTTATATACGTACTATTTATTGACAAACACATGAGAACTTACTCGGTAAAAGGCAAACTTGTCAAGCACACCCTGTACTGTGCCGTGTATGATTAATGAGGTGCACAGATGCACGAGTCGACCTGTCCTCCCCTCGCTCTTTCCCCCATTGGACAAACATCCTGTGTTACACCGACTGGTTACTGTGCGGAAGGGCGGAGACACTTTTGACCTGAATTAGTATTTGGCCTATGTCTAAGCTGACTGAGACGCTTACCGGTAAACTCGTAAATCTGTTCCTGCTGGGAGGGCAATAACATCTTGTCAATGCGGGGGATCAAGGAGGAATTCTCCATTTTAACACACAAGTACTAAAACTATGATCAGGGTATGCCCATTAAACCCATGCCCGGTCTTTGGACATTATTTGACAAACCACCCACTAAAAGCAACACAAATTGCCATTGGTTTGGGGTAATTTTGAGGCCTctataaaacattttgaagcGGCAGGCTTCTTCTTAAAGTTTGAGAGCAACACGGATATATCCATCCATTGCCAGGCTTAACGccttggttttgttgttgtaaaggcATGGAGACAGGCATCGGGGTCCCTGACCTGAAGGAGGACTCACCAAGCAGTTACAACACACGTCCGATTAGATTTAAGAATAGGGCCGGAGAAATTCACACCTTCTCTGCTTCCAGACACTTTTTAGAACATCTGAAaaggtttattgtttttttttcgacaACCTGAGATGCGGGCGGCCCGCTGTTCTTTCCCGTGAGAGGCTTGGCGGGTGTGAACACACAGAGCCACCCTGCAGCCTGGATAAATGTCTCTCAATTTCGGCCGCCCGGCTACGCAAAGccgcagaggtcaaaggtcactgcagCACCCAGCAGGGCCACCCGCAGTCTCCAGGACAGATTCCTGCTTGGATTAGTTCAGGttgctagagagagagagagagagagagagagagctacaaGGTGGTGGAAATACACCGCCTACACTTCAGTGGAATCGGAGCTCTCAGCAAGTCTTTGGACAAAGATATACTCATGTCCCCCTCAGGTCTGTGTCTGTTTTCACTCCGCCGAGTTTGAACCGACCGTATGGGTGAATGCGCTGAAGTTACCCCgatggaagccccccccccacacacacacacatacacaaaacaaaagggttTACTATGTTAAATGATCCTGGAATGATTGATGTGGAAAACACTACTTTGGTCTTCAGCCAGTTAGAACCGGCTGAAACCATGTCAAAGAGGAAATGGTAGCTGCACACGGAGTCACCGGCGGGGCTGTGTGCATCACATGGTGCAGCTGTGTTACAAAAGACATCAGAAATGGCATTGGATTGGTtaggtttttcttttgaaagatTGGACCAAAAAAATGTGCTGATTACTCCACATGGTCGTCCCCGGCAACACACTGTGGACAACTTGTGATCTGGGAGTGAAAATAGGAAATGcagagtataaaaaaaaaaaattgtattggcGATTGAGTTGtgattataaaaataaacaggTTACTAACAAGATAATTGCCGATACAACTTTAAGTGCACACACGCGGTTTAGTAGCATCTCAAACAGAAAAGATTCTTATCCACATTAACAGTTTTGATCAAACTGTCTCAAAAGACAAAATTGAAGTTTTACAAAGTTGATCTACTTTTTGCTCTTCAAgaatattagttttttttagtcatttgagtatcatttaaaaaagttagttgaaaaaaaaaccccaaaagaacAAGGGACCTACAGATTATTGTCAGTCACATGCACCGGTCTATTGGATAAGAAGATCATGGCGTAGATGAAAGGTCTGTGGGTAAAAATATTGATATTCATCCTGCGGGGATCATGAATGTCTTAACAGATTTTCATAATACCCAAAGACTCGGTCAGACGGTTCTGTGGGtccgcctctatggccgggagGAACCACGTCTCTGGACCGCCCCCCCGTTCCAGCTCAATAATGTTCGTCTCCCAAGGAACGCCGCTACAGACACAGCAATTTAATGTCTGATATATTTAACAAGACATTTGGTTTGATACTTTGCCTGTGAGGAGTCTTTATGCAACCAGATCTATGGCGTTCTATTATTTACCTCAGAAATGAAGTCAAACGAAGGTAGTAAGGTGACAGTGTTTAGTGGAAAGGCAAAGTAGACATTCAAGTGAagccaaatacacaaacaatgtTAAACTCCTATCCTCACATTTCAACTAAGTTGTACAGTAAAAACAGAGGTCGTCTTCTCAAGAGCTTTAATCATACATAGAAATTCAGTTCAACAGTACCATtcatttagaatgttttagcagTATGTATATTTAGTGTAAAGagcattgatttttttatttttttcctttttctgatGAGGAATATCCACAAGGATGATAGAAGCTGTCAGAAAAacaccagagagaaagagagagagagagagaagagcagaaGACTGAGTACACGACTACGCTGCAACACCTCAGACTACATTTTTAAACACCTCAAAAGGCGACATTTATCTGTGGTTTTATGTACCAGTGTCCATCCTCCTGgatgagttttctttttcttccttttctttataACTGAAGAGTCAGCAGAGCCGTAAATGCTCCCAGAAACTAAAGAATTGTGGCACAAGCTCGGTTTGATCAATGCCCTATGATGGAGGAATCAGCGAGGCTTCTATGACACCTCTTGTTAACCTAGTCAGCTGCATTAAGCTCGgcattggagggggggggggggggggggggggggttgtagacACTATTGCAGAGACAGAGGGGGTGGGCGGGGTAAGCCGGAGTGGAGTACATTACTGCAATCCAGTGTCATTATAGGCATCAAAAGAATCAACCACATCCATCCGTCTCTCTAGCCAAACATCCATCAGTCCGTCGATCCAAGACATCCAACCCATCGGGGAAACGCCACCATGAAACATACTTTATGTGCTGTTTGTGCTATCTCAGAAGCGCCACAACATCAATTTCAACCAGCTAAAGTcccaggcaaaaaaaaacaaaaaacaacaacaacaaaaaatcgtCATGTACAAGACAGAATGTGGAACAGATAATTGGCCTACACATCCCAGAAGTGATTATGTTTCAGTCCATCCATTCCTTCTTAAGAGTAGAGTCAACGGATTTGGCAGATTGCTGGCTGCACcggggtgggggagaggggcggtgagagggggggggtgggggggtcaccgCCTCGTTTCTTTCCCCCCTCTGAGGCGTTTGAAGCTGCTTCTTGAGTGGAGTTGGTAAAGAGTAAGAAACTGGACTTTCGGAGCCGGTGATGATGGAAGCATCCGTTGCGCCAGCGTGGTGGCGTTCGGcaatggggggggtggggagggggggggggcagcgcgcGCTCCCACGTAAAAAGACAAGAGCCGGCGTGTTGCCTTAAGGCTGGGAGGGGGGCTGCTGAGCCGCGTGCTGCGACATGGCTGCCGGGGAGGACATGGACTGCACCATGGGCTGAGCCGGTGGGGGAAGCGGGGGCTGAGCCTGCTGGGCCCCAGAGTGCGTGTTGGGGGATGGCGGGGGCGTTGGCCGTTTGAATTTGTCGGGACTGGTGCTTCTTCTTGGCGAGGGCCTCtgttttgacaaaaaataaaaaaacaattcttgTTGAACTTCATGTGCCAATTTCATCAAAGATTAAGACAAATAAGAGAAGACAAAATATACAAATGAACAAAGTAGTGAATGCTAATtataaaagcagcagcagaagtttttttatttatttttggcagCTACACCAACGCAGCGACGAAAGAGACTGTTGGGACAGTTATTATGGCCCAATCGCGTTTCCACGGTTACAAGATACCAAAGGAAAAATAAGACAGGGTGCCAGGGCTGCTGGACTCGGTCACGGTTTCCGAGCGAATCGGTGACGAAGCGACAACTGTAATCCCACTCAAGAGGACTGGAATGAGATGAAGAACAGGGGGTTTACAGAAATATTAATCTGCCCGAGATTCTGGTCTCACAGATGAAGTGATTTCTCCGTTTAACTCCTGGGTGGTCGGCGCGGCGATGGGAGGGATGTGGAGTGTCCACACGGATCAACAGAAAAAGGAACAGATGTCAaacgggggaaaaaaggggagaaCACGGGGGACTGAGGTACAGCAAGGGAGGAAAAGATGAATGGATAAATGTGTTGGGTTACAGCTATCCCTGCATTGTGCATTATGTTTCTGGGGGGGCTAGTTGTGGCCCGGTGCCCAAGGACCTCTGGTGGCTGCGGTGATTCACAATTTCTTAAACCACATATTAAAATCTCTCCCTAAGTGGTTTCTTGCCGATCGCTTAAATCCTTCTCCATACGATAGTaaatattttaagaaataatCTCAATTTAATAACAGCAATATCTTAGGAAAATGTTACTAGTAGGACAAGGCAAAACATGAAATAACAAACTATAAAATGGGTAAGTCATAACCGAAACTTATTAACACCTCGACAGGCCTGGAACAAAGGCTGAAGAGAACAATAAACCAGGCATGAAACCTTCATAAAACGTGACAGATAAGTTAATAAGGAAATAGACATAACTCAAATGAGGTGTGTCGATTCAGTTATTGCCGTGTTGTTGAAGAGATAAATGCCCAGCCGACTGGACCTGTTACTCATAACGGGTGAACCGCTCAGTGCTCGTGACCTTTTTACGGCTTATTGacagatataaaaaaacaaaaacaaatcaaaggtCTGTCAGATCCCTCATATCTCACTGTAGTGCAAAGATTACATTTGTTTaatgtaaaaaggaaaactaaTCCCGTTTAGatagagggggaagggggggggtacttACAGCTACGGCATGAGATGCGCTTCCGTGGACGTGCAGGGCGGGGGCGTTGTAGTGGGAGATCGCAGCTCTGGACAGGGTGGCTGGAGGAGTGAAGCCGACCGTGTGGCTGCCATACGAGAGACCTGTGACACAGGAAGGCCGACGTGAAGACACGCCGCAGACGGCAAAGGCGTCGGAGACAGCAATTTCAAAAGTGGTCGCGGGGACTGAAGCATTGCGTCTGGGGTATCGGGAACAACGGGTGAATTGTGTTTGTTCTGGGTTTTATCGCTGTGCAAACGTTCAGGGCTGCGAACTGATATCCCGCTGAACCACACAGAGCTCGTTGGGGGACATTCGGCTGCGACCTCTGCGTGAGAACAGGGCAGAGCAGCGAGTGTGAGACTCCCTTCTCTTCTCAGGTATATCTTCACTTAgaagctacattctttttttttttttttaaaggcgaAGCCCCTAAATTGCAGATATTATTTTTGGACCTTTAAGTACGAGTTCAGGTCCAAAAGGCCAAACGCACGGGGCAAATTTGGAATAGGTTCTCCTGAACCCCTTTTTGGAAAGAATTTCTCAAATACTTGGTTTCTTGTACAATTGCTCAGCAGACTCCAGGTACATATAATAACTGCTATAAACAAACTCCTTCTGGGAATCTCGATCAGACAAAATGAATTCTGTAGTGAAGCATGAAATTATTTCCACGGAAACAAAGTCTGCAAATAGTGTCAGCAATgacgaggagagggaggagttGATTTGATTGGACAAAGAGGGGGTTAAAATTATTTTACAGCCGTCTTGGGAGAGAATGTATTTGTGGTTTCACAGACCTTTAAAAAGGACTTCAACTTATCAACGACCGTTTGCTCCAGATTTGACAATCACACAGAGATAAACGCTCGCTTTCAGGAAACCGTGTTATTGATGCGTCGGCAATTCTGACGCAACACGCCACGTCGGCTGCGGGATTTCCTGCCAGACTTACCCGGAGATATGGGGCGGCTGGAGCTGGGGGACGGGGTGTAGGGGATGGGGCTCGACACGGTCCTCGCTCGCAAGCCCTGTGCCGACATCTCGTTGAAGTACCTGAGGACGGCAACCAAAGGAACCGCAGTCAGCGGCGTTGCCTGGCGATGACCCCCCAGTAGCATGCAAAGTGACGAGCGCCTTCGTGGCTACTTAGAATTAATATTCAGAGCTATTTGAGATTTTGgcagagagtggggggggggggggggagcgtgttCAGACACCtctggttgtttgtttgttggactGCTGGACAAAGTTGATTTAATAAATGTGAGATGTCCGAGCCATCCCGAAACagaaataatcatttcaaatttAACCTTCTGGATATAACTTGGGCATCGTGGCTTTCAGGCTAGCGGCTGCCATGAGGAAAAGAGAGCTCACGTAACAGTCCAAATATCCAAATTACTTATAGAAAGAAGCCCGTCATTGGCTGATCAATTGGCTCTTGTTCTGGCAAAAACAGAAGTAAGCTCCCGCTAATTATTTAGACATCTCCCACTACCAACATTGGCGAATGCAGCAGCCGTGGCAGCTGTGGCCTGGATCAAAACTCTGCGGCAGTACTTAGGAAGTGGCCAATGAAGCAAATGCCTCTTCACGTACAAACaggaagtctctctctctctctcaacggCCGCACCGGATTTGCTGACACATGGACCTTTTTGGCTCACTGCTTTTGTAGTCACTGCGacctttttaaatatcctgGATGCTGTACCTCTCATCGTCCATCTCCAGACTGGATTCACTCTCGGACAGTTGTCTGCACAGGGCCTCCCGGCGCTCCATTTCTCTCTGGAGTTTTCTCTGCAGCCGGACGTTCTCCTCCCTCATGTGTCGCTCCTCCTCTATGTACTGGGCACGCTTCTCTGTGTCTGCGAGGGGAACAAATGACACCAGTCAAGATCATGGATGCAGGTCAGGATCACATACGTGCCACTGACGGACAGCAGCATTGAGGCGCATAATGTCAAAATTGTTGCACGTGTAAAACATAAAACCCTTCAGAAAACCTAAAAGGGCAAaccagtttttgttttttattctctgaAACTAAATCCTGTGAGTGGGTCACTGCAGATAAATATTTCCAATAAATGGTGCAGCATCCGGTTGCAATACTGGGAGTTCAGCTTTTCAGAAAGTGTATCCAAAAGGTTGGACCACAAGCGCCCTCTGGTGGCAGAAACAAAGCATAACAGATTGATGCTGAGAAAATTTATTTTAGCTCTTTAAGTCATTTCTCTGAGACATGACTGAGCTGAACCAACACTTCTGAGTGCCTGAAAAACCAACTAGTGTTATcaacgttttttattttaatttatctaACGTGCTGTGTTAGCATGAGATGCTTCCGCTGATGATATTCACGCCCTATGAGCTTTAGAAGAACCCAGTTGATAATGCAGTGACCATAAATACATTAAAGTGAAGGTAGGAGTTCACTACAacaaaatgacaataaagtttaggtgtgtgtgtgtgtgtgtgtgtcggtatgtctgtgtgtgtaagaaaACCGTGCTACAGGCTTTCAGAGACCAACTTGTGTATATTATGATTTAACATATTAAGTTATGAAAATAAGTGCCATTCTCGGAAATCAGGTGCATATTTCTCCATAGCTGCCTGTTCTCTACCAATAACAAAATCTGTACTGTCTCATTTCATTGCCAGGGACAACACTGAATATCAGAAAGCAACATTAATTCTTGGTGACTTAACTGGATAATTTGACAAGAGTTCAGTTGGTCAATAGAGTTTCACTGATGGTCCCTAAAATCTCAAAGGTGCagatgctgttgttttttcaattctaattttctctctctcacatatatatatatataaatatatggtaATTTTATACCTTTAACAGGCTAGCTTATAACTCAGTCAGGCCACTTACGTTGCAGCTCGGTGGTGCGCAAGCTTTTCTTAAGTCTCTCCACTTCGTTCTTCAGGAAGCGGATATGCCGCATCATGTTCTCTGGTGAGTCTATCTCCATGGAAACGTCTCttggggagggaggagctgaCACGGGCTGGTCCAGTTTCTCTTGCAGGATTCTAGTTtgggaaaacaaagaagaacaaaaacgtATTAAAAAGGAATCAACAGTAACAATGGGCATGAAGACAAGcatgaaataacaaaatgataACTAGTGTTGAAACTAGGTCCAAATTCATAGGTTGATAAACAGATGATCCgctgattaaaacaaaagatgtTGCTGAAAACAAGCAGATTATTAAATGTCCATGGCGATGGACCCTCCTCGCACCTCTTCTCAGCCTCCAGCTTGTCCATCCGTTTCCACAGCCGGTTGACCAGGGCTTCTTGCTCCTGCTCTAGCGTGTTCTCGAGATCGATCTTCTCCCGCCTCAActggaaaagaaaatcaagaacCAAGAGTGACGTTCAGAGCTGGAAAATTCTTGACTTTGAAAAGAATCAATAAGGCTTCACACAAATACACCGACATACAAACCCACGGCCTCTGTCCAGAGAAGCTTGTCTTTAAAACAAGCTACGGTCTTTATGACGGCTTGTGATAAAAAGAAAACCCCAACAAAAATATGGTCTTTAAAGACATCTTATTTACCATAGCATTATCCTAAAGGCCTTTTTGTGATGAGGTTAACTGACTCTTTTAGTAAACAATAGTTTCACTCCCCTGGCTGTGTTAAATGTCCAGTGGAATTAAGCTACACTCTGACAAATGATTTCACGAgtgagcagcagcaacaacaacaacaacaacaaatgcatgAGCATCCCCAGAAAAGGGGACTCGTGGATGGGCTTCAGCCACAGACTAAAATATTTGTTCCATTTAAAAATCAGAGGGACACAATGCCAAAACTGGATAGCCACGTTCAGGAATATGATGACAGTGTTGTGCTCTGGTGCAATTAGCGTACCTGTTCCAGGGTTAGCTGCTTTGAGATGGTTTCGTTCTCCAtctttttgatctttttcatGAGCTTGTTAACCTGGAACTCTTGCTCCTGCTCCAAGTGCTGCTCCAACTCGGCCTTCTCATGCTGGAGCTAGATTGGAAAAAAGGGGAAGacagtcaaaaagaagaggaagaagcggATGAAGCAAGAGTGATGAGAAGTATGGGAGAGAGGAAAGCGCATTAGAAGAAGCACACAGTGAGTCACATGAAAGCTATTCCATGACCACAGTGAGCACACGGATGTCAAGTCCTCACGTTTAGCTTACACATTCAGTGAAACAGAACAGGAAGCGATGGTTGCAATTTGATCAGATGCATGGTTGAATTGCCCCGAGGAGTAAACGGCACAAAATAATGATTTGGCAAAAGAAAGTAGCCGCCGTACAAAGGGTGCGGCTCAGCACTGATTTTAAACGGGATGTCTGTGCGGTGAAATTATATGAGCAATTACTCGTGCCAGAGAATAGGATTCAAATGCAAAAGACGGGGTAGGGCCCCACTCACAGAAACGACTCCAACACGTTCAAGCAAAGCAGTTTGTTTTCACTCACAATGATTGCATTCATACGGAGTCGAGTGCTCTGCACAACCCTGGCTCAAAGGACAAGCCAAGTTTGGCCACACCCAATGCATTCACTTTTCTTCCAATTAACACACTAACAAAGTACGGCATTGTTTTGTTAATGCATGTCTCCCTTTAGCCAAAACAACTGCCGGCACCGAGCAGGCTTCCACCCCATTGTGGCACAAGTGGCAACGGTGCCAGAGCCTTTCAGTCTCAGGGAATGGACACCGCACAGACATTCTTCCGTCCTTCGTGCGCAGGCCGCTTGGAGGTCACACACGAACCGCGGCAATGCTCTGGTGTCTGCGTAACGTATGGAATAGGCAAATCCAAGTTGGCACATTACAAGACTTAAGGAACCGGGACGCACTATAGCTTTTAAACTGTGCCGAAAGTGAAATAAACGCTGACGTACTTGTATAATTTGGTAAACGGTATAGAATCGGTATACAGTCAGACTGAGGGCTATTGTCAGTACCAGGATCCACAGACAGACACGGGTCCGTTTCGCATTAAGCGAGAAGCGCGATAACCAAACGCCAAGCGAGTCCATCTGTAGGACCTTAAACGGGGGCTGCAGAGGCGTTTGCATGTATCCCTTCCAGACTCCCACTTCTTTACCCATCAACAAACCATCAGTCAGCCTACAGCTAGCCATTTAAAGTGCGAGAGCATGAGTACACACGCTGTGCACTCTGCAGTTGGGAAAATAAGATGTGGGAAGCCGACAACCAAATAActggcaggagggaggagagcaatTGGAAAGTCATTTAGGAGCGGCTAGCTGCCACTGTGAAGTCATCGTGATGCTTCCCAGGCTTCGAGCAAGTACCAATGCAGTTGATGATAATGCAACAGCTGGTGTCCACTCATACTTTGGTCCGGGTGCACATTTACCCACGAGCTGTACACGTCAAGCGAGAAACGTTGCACAATTTGTCTGACGTCATGGAGCCTGGTACATACAACTCTAGCGAGTCATGTGAAAAGGGTCTTTTTTGTTCTAGAAACCCCCTCCATCACTCACGTGCATGAGTTTCCTTGACAGTTCATTGGTGAGaaattcctcctccttctcatagTTGACCGCCAaagtctccttctccttctgcagggCCTGGATCTTCTTGAACAAGGTGTTGCTGATAaattcctcttcctgctctgctCTCGCTTGCTGCAGGACAGAAACAGATAAGAG containing:
- the LOC119214388 gene encoding coiled-coil domain-containing protein 6-like, which gives rise to MADSASESDTDGAGSSSATPMSSSASNSGKPSVVISQFRLEELTNRLASLQQENKVLKIELETFKLKCKALQEENRDLRKASVTIQARAEQEEEFISNTLFKKIQALQKEKETLAVNYEKEEEFLTNELSRKLMHLQHEKAELEQHLEQEQEFQVNKLMKKIKKMENETISKQLTLEQLRREKIDLENTLEQEQEALVNRLWKRMDKLEAEKRILQEKLDQPVSAPPSPRDVSMEIDSPENMMRHIRFLKNEVERLKKSLRTTELQHTEKRAQYIEEERHMREENVRLQRKLQREMERREALCRQLSESESSLEMDDERYFNEMSAQGLRARTVSSPIPYTPSPSSSRPISPGLSYGSHTVGFTPPATLSRAAISHYNAPALHVHGSASHAVARPSPRRSTSPDKFKRPTPPPSPNTHSGAQQAQPPLPPPAQPMVQSMSSPAAMSQHAAQQPPSQP